The genomic stretch TTAGTTTCCAAAAGTAAACGCTCTTCTATATTCTCTCCGAAAACTCTACTATATTGCTACGAAATCACCTAGCAAATAAAAAACAACACGCTACACCCCAAAACACAACAATTCACCAACTTTAAAACACACACAAACACATATTCATCAACAAACCAAATCTCAAACCTCACAAATATGTGTTTCAGACACTGGTTTTTGTGCCTCTATTGCACAATCTACACCCTAATATTCTTACTCATAACCACCTCAATCATCTTCTTGATAGTAATCTCCCCCTCAAGCGTGAAGTTCCACATAACCGACGCTACTCTCACCGAGTTCAACCTCACAAACAACAACTTATACTACAACTTCAAAGTCAACATCACAGCAAGAAACCctaacaacaacatcatcgtctATTACCGAAGAATCACCGCGATTGCTTGGTACAAAGACAATGAATTCAGTTATGTGAGTTTGGCACCCTTTGATCAAGGTCACAAGAATACAACATATCTTGGACCTATAGAGTTCAAAGGGAACCGTGTGATTAATCTAGGACGTAAACAACTTGATGAGTATAGCGAAGAGACGCGGCTCGGGGTTTACAATGATTTGGCGGTTGATTTGGATGTTCGAATTAGAGCTAAGTTTGGAAGCTTTTTTAAGAGTGGACGGTTTAATCCACCGGTTGTGCAGTGTCGTCGGTTGAGCATTCCTTTGGTTTCTTCTTCCAAGGGTAACTCATCGTCACCATCAATATTTTCTTTTAGAGTCAGAAGATGTAGTAGTGGTTCTTTCTTTACAGATCGTGATGCAGATGCAGCAGCAGCTTGATATGTATAATGAATAATTATaacaatttgaatttgtataCTGTTTATTTTTCACTTCAATTACATTCGATTTACAATTTTGTACTATGTTAAGCATTTATGTATATGATAAAGATATGTTTGTTACATATGTATTCTTTGAATGTAGATATTAATATTGTATGTGCTTATTCTTATCATTTATGTGTGGCATTAACTTCAATTTTGGTGACTTGTAGATTTCACATACACACTGAAATACTGAAAAAAATAAGAAGGTTAATGTGTTTgctcaagaaaaaaaaaagaagttatgTGTGTACTATTGTTTCTATACAGCTTGACATGGATAAATAAACTAACGAACCATCCATTCTAAAATGAATAGTTTAATGCAAACAAAATATTTGAGATTGACATATTGCTTTTGGAAATTCAAAAACTAAATAATTGATTACTAGTAAGAGAATATTTTGCCTTGTGTATATCATTtcatatatataaagagtatcatatatatatatataaagagtatccTAACCGTAAGACCTAAC from Vicia villosa cultivar HV-30 ecotype Madison, WI linkage group LG4, Vvil1.0, whole genome shotgun sequence encodes the following:
- the LOC131598779 gene encoding NDR1/HIN1-like protein 10, coding for MCFRHWFLCLYCTIYTLIFLLITTSIIFLIVISPSSVKFHITDATLTEFNLTNNNLYYNFKVNITARNPNNNIIVYYRRITAIAWYKDNEFSYVSLAPFDQGHKNTTYLGPIEFKGNRVINLGRKQLDEYSEETRLGVYNDLAVDLDVRIRAKFGSFFKSGRFNPPVVQCRRLSIPLVSSSKGNSSSPSIFSFRVRRCSSGSFFTDRDADAAAA